A window from Bosea sp. ANAM02 encodes these proteins:
- a CDS encoding sigma-70 family RNA polymerase sigma factor has translation MSLHELETQLRPIFLAALAGDAAAYRLFLDTISVRLRGYLRQMLVRAGRGEASEAEDVLQETLLALHLARHTYDAASPVTAWAHAIARHKLVDHLRRSGRHAGALPLDDEAHQLAGPVETGAAEARLDLERAMAALPERTRLLIGQVKLRGASIAEAAESTGMTETAAKVAIHRGLQAMAKFLSKRRATP, from the coding sequence GTGTCGCTGCACGAGCTCGAAACCCAACTCCGGCCGATCTTCCTCGCGGCGCTTGCCGGCGACGCGGCGGCCTATCGCCTGTTTCTCGACACGATCAGCGTGCGGCTGCGCGGTTATCTGCGCCAGATGCTGGTCCGCGCCGGCCGGGGCGAGGCGAGCGAGGCCGAGGATGTGCTGCAGGAAACCCTGCTGGCGCTGCATCTCGCGCGCCACACCTATGACGCCGCGAGCCCGGTGACCGCCTGGGCCCATGCCATCGCGCGCCACAAGCTGGTCGACCATCTGCGCCGGTCCGGCCGCCATGCCGGTGCCCTGCCGCTCGATGACGAGGCGCACCAACTGGCCGGCCCGGTGGAGACCGGCGCCGCCGAGGCGCGGCTCGATCTGGAGCGGGCCATGGCCGCGCTGCCGGAGCGCACGCGCCTGCTGATCGGGCAGGTCAAGCTCCGGGGCGCCAGCATCGCCGAGGCGGCCGAAAGCACCGGAATGACGGAGACGGCGGCCAAGGTCGCGATCCATCGCGGCCTGCAGGCGATGGCCAAATTCCTGTCGAAACGCAGGGCCACGCCATGA
- a CDS encoding DUF1109 domain-containing protein: MQTDDLITLMSASSRPVDTGWLRRATWLSALAALAMTVGLLLLTLGTRPDLARVWMTLPVIAKALFGASIAAIALALFQSSLRPGLEPARRLPIIAVPLVVAAGWALATLAQAPAEQWSTLIFGRNWRACLIAVPLYALLPLGLLLMLARRGAPVDRTLTGACAGLASAGLAIIAYSLHCPDDTAPFLAAWYSLAVAIVATLGALILPRFLRW, from the coding sequence ATGCAGACCGACGATCTGATCACTTTGATGAGCGCCAGCAGCCGGCCGGTCGATACCGGCTGGCTGCGCCGTGCGACCTGGCTCAGCGCCCTCGCGGCGCTGGCGATGACGGTCGGGCTGCTCCTGCTCACGCTCGGAACCCGGCCCGACCTGGCGAGAGTCTGGATGACGCTGCCCGTCATCGCGAAAGCCTTGTTTGGCGCCAGCATCGCCGCCATCGCGCTCGCGCTGTTCCAGAGCAGCCTGCGGCCGGGACTGGAGCCGGCGCGGCGCCTGCCGATCATTGCGGTGCCCCTCGTGGTTGCGGCCGGCTGGGCTCTCGCGACGCTGGCTCAGGCGCCGGCCGAGCAGTGGAGCACTTTGATCTTCGGCCGCAACTGGCGCGCCTGCCTGATCGCGGTGCCGCTCTATGCGCTGCTGCCGCTCGGCCTGCTGCTGATGCTGGCACGCCGCGGCGCCCCGGTCGACCGCACGCTGACGGGGGCCTGCGCCGGCCTCGCTTCGGCAGGGCTGGCGATCATTGCCTACAGTCTGCATTGCCCGGACGACACGGCGCCCTTCCTGGCGGCCTGGTACTCCTTGGCGGTCGCGATCGTCGCGACGCTGGGGGCACTGATCCTGCCGCGTTTCCTGCGCTGGTGA
- a CDS encoding LysR substrate-binding domain-containing protein translates to MAISYSGLAAFHAVAEAQSFTGAARTRHVSQPTLSAQVRGLEDAYGVRLFDRAGRQVKLTPLGQSLFVVTARLFAAEDEAESLLAGNRTLQRGHLRIAADSATHVMPALARMRERYPGLTFSLTIGNSSEVVDQIMDFAADVAITARANSDPRIHSVRLRSDDLVAFVSDQHELARHDQIPIEAFAGQDIVLRERGSITREVFESRLSTAGIKPANLLEVQSREAVREAVAFGFGIGVVFAAEFKPEAGLKRIVITGADFDVGEYIVCRAERQRLPLVRSFFEMVQDVIDAR, encoded by the coding sequence ATGGCTATCAGCTATTCCGGCCTCGCGGCCTTCCACGCGGTCGCCGAGGCGCAGAGTTTCACCGGCGCCGCCAGGACGCGTCATGTCAGCCAGCCGACCCTCTCCGCCCAGGTGCGCGGGCTGGAAGATGCCTATGGTGTGAGGCTGTTCGACCGCGCCGGGCGGCAGGTGAAGCTGACCCCGCTGGGGCAGAGCCTGTTCGTGGTCACCGCGCGGTTGTTCGCGGCGGAGGACGAGGCGGAATCGCTACTTGCCGGCAACCGCACATTGCAGCGCGGCCATCTGCGGATAGCGGCCGACAGCGCCACCCATGTCATGCCGGCGCTCGCCCGGATGCGCGAGCGCTATCCCGGCCTGACCTTCTCGCTGACGATCGGCAATTCCTCGGAAGTCGTCGACCAGATCATGGACTTCGCCGCCGATGTCGCGATTACGGCGCGGGCCAATTCCGACCCGCGTATCCACAGCGTCCGGCTGCGCTCCGACGATCTCGTCGCCTTCGTCTCGGACCAGCACGAACTGGCACGGCACGACCAGATCCCGATCGAGGCCTTCGCCGGGCAGGACATCGTGCTGCGCGAGCGCGGCTCGATCACGCGCGAAGTGTTCGAGAGCCGGCTTTCCACGGCTGGCATCAAGCCGGCCAACCTACTGGAGGTACAGTCGCGCGAGGCAGTTCGCGAGGCCGTCGCCTTCGGCTTCGGGATCGGCGTGGTCTTCGCGGCCGAGTTCAAGCCGGAGGCCGGCCTGAAGCGAATAGTGATCACCGGCGCCGATTTCGATGTCGGCGAATACATCGTCTGCCGGGCCGAACGCCAGCGCCTGCCGCTGGTGCGCAGTTTCTTCGAGATGGTTCAGGACGTCATCGACGCGCGCTGA
- a CDS encoding thiamine pyrophosphate-binding protein produces the protein MRHERIAAAEPAETRPEDLATGADLVAAQLAAAGATHAFGIPGGEVLALVDALERAGIRFGLARHENAAGFMAEGLWHATGALPVLVATLGPGVANAVNVVANAQQDRVPLVFVTGCVDQALAESYTHQVFDHQAVLRPLVKASFQAAPGTEDLVAAKAVALARSGRPGPVHIDLPISVAEARTPRRASPAIATAAPSVPADIGPARALIAGAERPLVIAGLDLVDRDGGAALDRFLAATGAPLLTTYKAKGLLPETDPRVIGAVGLSPRADAIVRPLIEAADLIVLAGYDPIEMRQGWRNPWPADKPVIDIVAEPVQHGMHHSRLLLEGDVGTILTRLSDGPAAKAAWPDREPAAIRQAFRSAFAAPASWGPHAVFETLRRVAPAGTVATADSGAHRILLSQMWDCDGPRRLLQSSGLCTMGCALPLATGAALGSGRPVLCFVGDAGLEMVLGELATLRDLGLPVIVVALVDRALGLIALKQHQLGLARAGVDIGETDFAAVARAMGGHGATIDDRATLAREAEAAFGRDGFTLLACRIDASRYEGAF, from the coding sequence ATGCGCCACGAACGGATAGCGGCCGCGGAGCCGGCCGAAACCCGTCCGGAAGACCTCGCGACCGGCGCCGATCTCGTGGCGGCACAGCTCGCGGCGGCCGGCGCGACCCACGCCTTCGGCATCCCCGGCGGCGAGGTCCTGGCGCTGGTCGATGCGCTCGAACGCGCCGGCATCCGCTTTGGCCTAGCGCGCCACGAGAACGCCGCGGGTTTCATGGCGGAAGGGCTCTGGCATGCCACCGGCGCCCTGCCCGTGCTGGTCGCGACGCTCGGCCCCGGCGTCGCCAATGCCGTCAATGTCGTCGCCAATGCGCAGCAGGATCGCGTGCCGCTGGTCTTCGTGACCGGCTGCGTCGACCAGGCCCTGGCCGAGAGCTACACGCATCAGGTCTTCGATCATCAGGCCGTGCTGCGCCCGCTGGTCAAGGCGAGCTTCCAGGCCGCACCCGGCACCGAGGATCTCGTCGCCGCCAAGGCCGTCGCGCTCGCCCGGAGCGGCCGGCCAGGGCCCGTCCATATCGACCTGCCGATCTCGGTCGCGGAAGCCCGCACGCCGCGCCGCGCGTCGCCGGCCATCGCGACAGCCGCTCCTTCCGTCCCCGCCGATATAGGTCCCGCGCGGGCGCTCATCGCCGGCGCCGAGCGGCCGCTGGTCATCGCCGGGCTCGACCTCGTCGATCGGGACGGCGGGGCCGCGCTCGACCGTTTTCTGGCCGCCACCGGCGCGCCGCTGCTCACCACCTACAAGGCCAAGGGGCTGCTGCCGGAAACCGATCCGCGCGTGATCGGCGCGGTCGGCCTGTCGCCCCGGGCCGATGCGATCGTCCGGCCCCTGATCGAGGCCGCCGACCTGATCGTGCTCGCCGGTTACGACCCGATCGAGATGCGGCAGGGCTGGCGCAATCCGTGGCCGGCGGACAAGCCCGTCATCGACATCGTCGCCGAGCCGGTCCAGCACGGCATGCATCATTCCAGGCTGCTGCTGGAAGGCGATGTCGGCACGATCCTGACACGCCTGTCCGACGGACCTGCCGCGAAGGCGGCCTGGCCGGATCGCGAACCGGCCGCGATCCGCCAGGCCTTCCGTTCCGCCTTCGCCGCTCCCGCGAGCTGGGGTCCGCATGCCGTCTTCGAGACTCTGCGACGGGTCGCACCTGCCGGGACGGTCGCGACGGCCGATTCCGGCGCGCATCGCATCCTGCTCAGCCAGATGTGGGACTGCGACGGGCCGCGTCGCCTGCTGCAATCGAGCGGGCTCTGCACCATGGGCTGCGCCCTGCCGCTGGCGACGGGCGCCGCGCTCGGCTCGGGCCGCCCGGTGCTGTGCTTCGTCGGCGATGCCGGGCTCGAGATGGTGCTGGGCGAACTGGCGACGCTGCGCGACCTCGGCCTGCCGGTGATCGTCGTCGCATTGGTCGACAGGGCGCTCGGGCTGATCGCGCTGAAGCAGCACCAGCTCGGCCTGGCCCGCGCCGGCGTCGATATCGGCGAGACGGATTTCGCTGCGGTCGCCCGCGCGATGGGCGGGCATGGCGCGACGATCGACGATCGCGCGACGCTCGCCCGCGAAGCGGAGGCCGCCTTCGGGCGCGACGGCTTCACGCTGCTCGCCTGCCGCATCGATGCCTCCCGCTACGAGGGAGCCTTCTGA
- a CDS encoding alpha/beta fold hydrolase codes for MAARQKLVGALAGFFMASAAFAQAPGLPDPDNPCPAERGCSVASGSYRVMLPPQAAAGRPVGAIMYFHGYQGSAEEVIADPIFAALARRLGVALIAPDGAGRSWSYPGSPARNRDEFAFVAQVLDDVVARFPIDPSRILASGFSQGGSMVWYLACRMQRRFAAFAPIAGAFWEPLPATCESPRPPLIHVHGTKDMTVPLAGRTLRSGARQGDVFRSLAIIAPGGCTAGWAGSTRAASNANELTCRIATGCGGPARLELCLHPGGHEVAAAWIERAWRLTMTPGSPVAAGRASLTSP; via the coding sequence ATGGCGGCAAGGCAGAAGCTCGTCGGCGCGCTGGCCGGCTTTTTCATGGCTTCTGCGGCCTTCGCGCAGGCACCCGGCCTTCCCGATCCCGACAACCCCTGCCCTGCCGAACGGGGGTGCAGCGTGGCGAGCGGCAGCTATCGCGTCATGCTGCCGCCGCAGGCTGCGGCGGGGCGGCCGGTCGGCGCCATCATGTATTTCCACGGCTATCAGGGTTCGGCCGAGGAAGTGATCGCAGATCCGATCTTCGCCGCGCTCGCCCGGCGCCTCGGGGTCGCGCTGATCGCGCCGGACGGTGCCGGCCGATCCTGGTCCTATCCCGGATCGCCGGCACGCAACCGCGACGAGTTCGCCTTCGTCGCACAGGTGCTGGACGATGTCGTCGCGCGCTTCCCCATCGATCCCAGCCGCATTCTCGCGAGCGGCTTTTCGCAGGGCGGCTCGATGGTCTGGTATCTCGCCTGCCGCATGCAGCGGCGCTTCGCCGCCTTTGCCCCGATCGCCGGCGCCTTCTGGGAACCGCTGCCCGCGACCTGCGAAAGCCCGCGTCCGCCGCTGATCCACGTCCATGGCACGAAGGATATGACGGTGCCGCTCGCCGGCCGCACGCTCCGCTCCGGAGCGCGGCAGGGCGATGTCTTCAGGAGTCTCGCGATCATCGCCCCGGGCGGCTGCACCGCCGGCTGGGCCGGGAGCACGCGCGCCGCTTCAAACGCCAACGAACTGACCTGCCGCATCGCGACCGGCTGCGGCGGCCCCGCCCGGCTGGAACTCTGCCTCCATCCAGGCGGCCACGAGGTCGCTGCCGCCTGGATCGAGCGCGCCTGGCGCCTCACGATGACCCCAGGCTCACCCGTCGCCGCGGGTCGCGCCAGCCTCACGTCTCCGTGA